A DNA window from Leptolyngbya sp. KIOST-1 contains the following coding sequences:
- a CDS encoding serine/threonine-protein kinase: MICCLNPHCTQPNHATQAAVCPTCGTPLERRLRGRYRPLKLIGRGGFGRTYFALDTDRLNSRCVIKQFAPQTQGTKSFLKAVQLFEQEAVRLHELGEHPQIPTLLAYFEQNKYLYLVQQMIQGRTLYQEIAAQAAYSEGSLRQLLEDLLPVLHFIHQHGVIHRDITPSNIIRRKADQKPVLIDFGVAKQFSEAIRYEPGTRIGTEGYAPIEQLRSGQAYPSSDLYSLGASCLHLLTGRKPEDLYSPQEGRWLWQEYLQKQGRTIHPGLAAVLNCMTKDLVSERYQSAQDVLDDLQRLPKLEGAVPGWVSSQASPSLFTGLDRPPLSGPGQRAGVAVPITSLPTAAEMAGPLSGPVSGPASGQPASGPQPPPPNVRGTGYPHAHPPGSRSPQPSGPPKPSGSPQPSGSSKLDHGSATVLGGGWQLIQTLVGHQSWVTAVAFAPQQPLLVSGSLDDSLRIWNWQSGDLLHSLRGHARGVNDVAIDQRGQLMVSCGDDATVKIWDVGSGTLRHTLKGHLRDVTAIALGSTNCLASASEDGTLKLWNPSQGSLTKTLPGSAGMLKTVALVSGDQRLVSGGLDNTVRLWDAQTAQATRVFAGHTNTVNQVAVSPDGRLMASASKDRTVRLWDLSTGDLRHTLQGHTQEVNTVAFFPNGQRLVSGSSDGTLRLWQSQTGTLEATLPAHINPVHQVAIQCSGGVIASASADKTIKLWQWQG, encoded by the coding sequence CCCCACTGTACCCAGCCCAATCACGCTACCCAGGCCGCCGTTTGTCCCACCTGTGGCACTCCCCTGGAGCGGCGTCTGCGGGGTCGCTACCGACCGCTCAAGCTGATTGGGCGCGGCGGCTTTGGGCGCACCTACTTTGCCCTCGACACCGATCGCCTCAACAGCCGCTGCGTGATCAAGCAGTTTGCGCCCCAGACCCAGGGCACCAAGTCCTTCTTAAAAGCCGTCCAGCTATTTGAGCAGGAGGCCGTGCGGCTCCACGAGTTGGGGGAACACCCGCAAATTCCCACCTTGCTGGCCTACTTCGAGCAAAATAAATACCTCTACCTGGTACAGCAAATGATCCAGGGCCGCACCCTGTACCAGGAGATTGCCGCCCAGGCCGCCTACAGCGAGGGCAGCCTGCGTCAGCTGCTGGAGGACCTGCTGCCGGTGCTGCACTTTATCCACCAGCACGGCGTTATCCACCGCGACATCACCCCCTCCAATATCATTCGCCGCAAGGCCGACCAGAAGCCGGTGCTGATCGACTTTGGGGTGGCCAAGCAGTTTAGCGAAGCCATCCGTTACGAGCCCGGCACCCGGATCGGCACCGAAGGCTATGCCCCCATCGAGCAGCTGCGCAGCGGACAGGCTTACCCCTCCAGCGATCTCTACAGTCTTGGGGCCAGCTGTCTCCACCTGCTGACCGGCCGCAAACCCGAGGATCTCTACAGCCCCCAGGAGGGTCGCTGGCTCTGGCAGGAGTATCTCCAGAAACAGGGGCGCACCATTCATCCCGGCCTGGCCGCCGTGCTCAACTGCATGACCAAGGATCTGGTCAGCGAGCGTTACCAGAGCGCCCAGGACGTGCTGGATGACCTGCAGCGGCTGCCCAAACTGGAGGGGGCAGTTCCTGGATGGGTGTCTAGCCAGGCCAGCCCGAGCCTGTTTACCGGGCTCGATCGCCCACCCCTGAGCGGGCCGGGGCAAAGGGCTGGTGTAGCGGTACCGATTACGTCCCTACCCACCGCCGCCGAAATGGCTGGACCCCTCTCCGGTCCTGTCTCTGGCCCCGCCTCTGGCCAACCTGCCTCCGGCCCCCAGCCTCCACCGCCTAACGTTCGCGGTACCGGGTATCCCCATGCCCATCCCCCTGGCTCAAGATCCCCCCAACCCTCAGGACCGCCTAAACCCTCAGGATCCCCCCAACCCTCGGGGTCATCTAAGCTAGACCATGGCTCTGCGACAGTGTTGGGCGGCGGCTGGCAGCTAATTCAAACACTGGTCGGTCACCAGTCATGGGTGACCGCTGTGGCCTTTGCCCCCCAACAGCCGCTGCTGGTCAGCGGCAGCCTTGACGACTCTCTGCGGATCTGGAACTGGCAATCAGGAGATTTGCTGCACTCGCTCAGGGGCCACGCGCGCGGGGTCAACGATGTGGCCATTGACCAGCGCGGTCAGCTCATGGTGAGCTGTGGGGACGACGCCACGGTGAAAATCTGGGACGTGGGCAGCGGCACCCTGCGGCATACGCTGAAAGGGCACCTGCGCGATGTCACGGCGATCGCGTTGGGCAGCACCAACTGCCTGGCCAGCGCCAGCGAAGACGGCACCCTCAAACTGTGGAACCCCAGCCAGGGCAGCCTGACCAAGACCCTACCCGGCTCAGCCGGTATGCTCAAAACCGTGGCTCTGGTCAGCGGTGACCAGCGCTTAGTCAGCGGCGGCCTCGACAACACCGTGCGCCTCTGGGATGCCCAGACAGCTCAAGCAACCAGAGTTTTTGCGGGCCATACCAATACCGTTAATCAGGTGGCCGTCAGTCCCGACGGTCGCCTGATGGCCAGCGCTAGCAAAGACCGCACCGTGCGCCTCTGGGATCTATCCACGGGCGACCTGCGCCACACCCTGCAGGGACATACCCAGGAGGTGAACACCGTTGCCTTTTTCCCCAATGGGCAACGGCTAGTTAGCGGCAGCAGCGACGGCACGCTGCGCCTCTGGCAGAGTCAAACCGGCACCCTGGAAGCCACACTACCCGCTCACATCAACCCTGTACATCAGGTGGCCATTCAGTGCAGTGGTGGCGTCATTGCCAGCGCCAGCGCCGACAAAACCATCAAGCTGTGGCAGTGGCAGGGGTAG
- a CDS encoding gas vesicle protein K, producing the protein MTSENVDSELLPSLALQPPAKTDAGLAPLLLTVIELVRQLMEAQVIRRMESGDLSDEELERAADSLRKLEQQVVDMCEIFDVDPADLNIDLGEIGTLLPREGQYYPGEKNQSPTILELLDRLLDTGVVVEGDAELGMAQLNLIHAKLRLVLTSKPI; encoded by the coding sequence ATGACCTCCGAGAACGTCGATTCTGAACTGTTACCCAGCCTGGCGCTTCAGCCCCCCGCAAAAACCGACGCGGGGCTGGCCCCGCTGCTGCTCACCGTCATTGAGCTGGTGCGGCAACTGATGGAGGCCCAGGTGATTCGGCGGATGGAGTCGGGCGACCTCAGCGACGAGGAGCTTGAACGGGCCGCAGACAGTCTGCGAAAGCTCGAACAGCAGGTCGTCGATATGTGCGAGATCTTTGACGTAGACCCCGCCGATCTGAATATCGATCTGGGGGAAATCGGTACGTTGCTGCCCAGGGAGGGCCAATACTATCCGGGCGAAAAAAACCAGAGTCCGACTATTCTAGAGCTGCTCGATCGCCTGCTGGATACCGGAGTCGTGGTTGAAGGCGACGCTGAACTGGGTATGGCCCAGCTCAATTTGATACACGCCAAACTGCGGCTGGTGCTGACCTCTAAACCCATTTAG
- a CDS encoding gas vesicle protein, whose amino-acid sequence MTINAPASRPQTGRSTITTATQGSSLVDVIERVLDKGIVIAGDISVSVGSTELLSIRIRLIISSVDKAREIGINWWESDPYLSSRTSELLEANQQLQARLESLEAELKALRSAEPST is encoded by the coding sequence GTGACTATCAACGCCCCCGCCAGTCGTCCCCAAACCGGTCGTAGCACGATTACCACCGCTACCCAGGGGTCTTCTCTGGTGGACGTGATCGAACGGGTGCTCGACAAAGGGATTGTGATCGCTGGCGATATTTCAGTCTCCGTTGGATCGACGGAGTTGCTGAGCATTCGCATTCGCCTGATCATTTCTTCGGTCGATAAGGCCCGTGAAATTGGCATTAATTGGTGGGAAAGCGACCCCTACCTCAGCAGCCGCACCAGCGAGCTGCTGGAGGCCAATCAGCAACTCCAGGCTCGCCTGGAAAGTTTGGAAGCCGAGCTGAAGGCGCTGCGATCCGCTGAACCGTCGACCTGA
- the gvpN gene encoding gas vesicle protein GvpN has protein sequence MNTVLQARPRNFVSTPTLERTTLRALRYLQSGYSIHLKGPAGTGKTTLALHLADLLARPIMLLFGDDEFKTSDLIGNQAGYTRKKVVDNYIHSVVKVEDELRQNWIDSRLTLACREGFTMVYDEFNRSRPEVNNVLLSALEEKLLVLPPSNNRAEYIRVSPHFRAILTSNPEEYCGVHGTQDALQDRLITINMPEPDELAQQQILVQKVGIDSSAALQIVQLVKAFQSTAAPDMVSSLRPSLMIATICHDHGILPLAENADFRDVCSDILLARSKEPAPDATRHLWNLFNRFVVSQAELVNDLTLKPEVQPQARLHGEDEDDTPPALADLSAEALIDFVEDPATVEETVSADQELETLHSAPAAVAIAPQAPADPPIAPAEAAAESGSTPADAAPDADLETRIFDYLDATGTASLATIEAALGLNRFQVVNALKSMLDQALIEKREVDGQLTGYQLSSN, from the coding sequence GTGAACACTGTTCTACAAGCCCGCCCCCGCAACTTTGTCTCCACCCCCACCCTGGAGCGCACCACTCTTCGAGCCCTGCGGTACCTGCAATCGGGGTACTCCATTCACCTCAAGGGTCCGGCCGGTACCGGCAAAACCACCCTGGCCCTGCACCTGGCCGATCTGCTGGCCCGCCCAATCATGCTGCTGTTTGGCGACGACGAGTTCAAAACCTCTGACCTGATCGGCAACCAGGCGGGCTACACCCGCAAAAAGGTGGTAGACAACTATATCCACAGCGTCGTGAAGGTGGAGGACGAGCTGCGCCAGAACTGGATCGACTCGCGCCTGACGCTGGCCTGCCGTGAAGGCTTCACCATGGTGTACGACGAGTTCAACCGATCGCGCCCCGAGGTCAACAACGTGCTGCTGTCGGCCCTGGAGGAAAAACTCCTGGTACTGCCCCCCAGCAACAACCGGGCCGAGTACATCCGCGTCAGCCCGCACTTCCGCGCCATCCTCACCTCCAACCCCGAAGAGTACTGCGGTGTTCACGGTACCCAGGACGCGCTGCAGGACCGCCTGATCACCATCAATATGCCCGAGCCCGATGAACTGGCTCAGCAGCAGATCCTGGTGCAAAAGGTGGGCATTGACAGCTCTGCCGCGCTGCAAATTGTGCAGCTGGTCAAGGCCTTCCAGTCGACGGCCGCGCCCGATATGGTTTCCAGCCTGCGCCCCAGCCTGATGATTGCCACCATTTGCCACGACCACGGCATTCTGCCCCTGGCCGAAAATGCCGACTTCCGCGACGTGTGCAGCGATATTTTGCTGGCCCGCTCCAAAGAGCCCGCCCCCGATGCCACCCGCCACCTCTGGAATCTGTTCAACCGCTTTGTGGTGTCCCAGGCTGAGCTGGTCAACGATCTCACCCTGAAACCTGAGGTTCAGCCCCAGGCTCGCCTCCACGGCGAAGACGAAGACGACACTCCTCCGGCCCTCGCGGACTTGAGTGCCGAAGCACTGATCGATTTTGTTGAGGACCCTGCGACCGTTGAGGAAACCGTCTCAGCAGATCAGGAGCTAGAAACCCTGCACTCTGCCCCAGCAGCCGTCGCAATCGCCCCTCAGGCCCCGGCTGACCCGCCGATTGCGCCCGCAGAGGCTGCCGCCGAATCAGGATCTACCCCTGCCGACGCCGCTCCTGACGCTGACCTTGAAACCCGCATTTTTGACTATCTCGATGCCACAGGTACGGCATCCCTCGCTACCATCGAGGCAGCCCTGGGGCTAAACCGCTTTCAGGTGGTCAACGCCCTCAAGTCCATGCTGGATCAAGCCCTGATCGAGAAACGCGAGGTCGATGGGCAGCTCACGGGCTATCAGCTGAGTTCTAACTGA
- the gvpA gene encoding gas vesicle structural protein GvpA: MAVEKVNSSSSLAEVVDRILDKGIVVDAWVRVSLVGIELLAIEARVVIASVDTYLKYAEAVGLTAQAAVPAA, translated from the coding sequence ATGGCTGTTGAAAAAGTAAACTCTTCCTCTAGCTTGGCCGAAGTTGTTGACCGCATTCTGGACAAAGGCATCGTTGTGGATGCTTGGGTTCGTGTGTCTCTGGTTGGTATTGAGCTGCTGGCCATCGAGGCTCGCGTTGTGATTGCTTCCGTTGACACCTACCTCAAGTATGCCGAAGCCGTTGGCCTGACCGCTCAAGCTGCTGTACCCGCTGCCTAA
- a CDS encoding tetratricopeptide repeat protein has protein sequence MDDSTLEILLQSLRQEDEYQRELATAALWQSWFYQKGAEGNQRLQTAQALVDQGELDAAEALLSALVAELPDFAEAWNRRAVLFFVQHRYREARADCQRVLELVPYHFGALHGLGLCHAALEQYEDAIQAFRRALVVQPYALINQRLLLECTAQLS, from the coding sequence ATGGACGACTCAACCCTGGAGATACTGCTACAAAGCCTGAGGCAAGAGGACGAGTATCAGCGGGAACTGGCCACCGCCGCCCTGTGGCAGAGTTGGTTTTACCAGAAGGGAGCCGAGGGCAATCAACGACTGCAAACGGCCCAGGCGTTGGTAGATCAGGGCGAGCTCGATGCAGCAGAGGCCCTGCTGTCGGCCCTGGTGGCTGAGCTGCCCGACTTCGCCGAAGCCTGGAATCGACGGGCAGTGCTCTTCTTTGTGCAGCACCGCTATCGGGAGGCTAGGGCAGACTGCCAGCGCGTTTTGGAGCTGGTGCCCTACCACTTTGGCGCACTTCACGGCCTGGGGCTGTGCCATGCCGCCCTGGAGCAGTATGAAGACGCCATTCAGGCGTTTAGACGGGCTTTGGTGGTGCAACCCTACGCGCTGATTAACCAGCGGCTGCTGTTGGAGTGCACGGCACAGCTGAGCTAA
- a CDS encoding ABC transporter substrate-binding protein — MATAPEATNRWLRTGTWARRGKQIMALVLVLVVGLVSAGCDPTRFARASADVPRLVLSTLSDPKTFNPILSQESPNIFGFTFEGLTTTDGVTGDVVPALAESWEISEDGRQLVFTLREGLRWSDGEPLTVDDVVFTYDTLFNPAIPTNSRDGFRIGTQGLLPEVSRVDDRRVQFSLPEPFAPMLRNTSLEIIPAHILQSAVENPDAQGNPIFLSTWGTDTPPRQIVGNGPFRLAQYVPGERVIFERNPYYWQQDEQGNPQPYLEQVVWQIVGSTDTSFFQFRSGGLDMDSVQPDFFSLLKREEERGDFTVYNGGPGMGTNFFAFNLNRASRNGRPLVNPVRSAWFNNVAFRQAISYGIDRETMVNNIFQGLGQPQTSPISVPSPFFAPPEMGIRTYDYNPERARELLLGAGFEYNSAGQLLDAEGNRVRFTLITNAGNRIRESIGSQIRNDLSQLGIQVDFQPLAFNALVDRLTDSLEWEAMVLGLTGGTEPNGGANVWLLDGALHAFNQNAGPGQDPLEGWEAADWERRIADLYIEAAQEIDEDRRFELYKETQQLTQEYLPFTYLINNLSLTAVRNRVQNVQYTALGGALWNIHELTVE; from the coding sequence GTGGCCACTGCACCTGAGGCAACCAACCGCTGGCTGAGAACAGGCACCTGGGCCCGCCGGGGAAAGCAGATCATGGCCCTGGTGCTGGTGCTGGTGGTTGGGCTGGTCAGCGCTGGCTGCGACCCCACCCGCTTTGCCCGGGCCAGTGCCGACGTGCCCCGCCTGGTGCTGAGTACCCTCAGCGACCCCAAAACCTTTAACCCCATCCTCAGCCAGGAATCGCCCAACATCTTTGGCTTTACCTTTGAAGGCCTGACCACCACCGACGGCGTTACCGGGGACGTGGTGCCTGCGCTGGCCGAAAGCTGGGAAATCTCCGAGGACGGCAGACAGCTGGTGTTTACCCTGCGCGAGGGGCTGCGCTGGTCCGATGGCGAACCCTTGACCGTGGACGATGTGGTGTTTACCTACGACACCCTGTTCAACCCCGCCATCCCCACCAACAGTCGCGACGGGTTTCGCATTGGCACCCAGGGTCTGCTGCCGGAGGTCAGCCGGGTGGACGATCGCCGGGTGCAGTTCTCCCTGCCGGAACCCTTCGCCCCCATGCTGCGCAATACCTCGCTGGAGATTATTCCGGCCCACATTCTCCAGAGCGCAGTCGAAAATCCCGATGCCCAGGGCAACCCAATTTTTCTCTCCACCTGGGGTACCGACACGCCGCCCCGCCAGATCGTTGGCAATGGTCCCTTTCGCCTGGCCCAGTACGTGCCTGGTGAACGGGTGATTTTTGAGCGCAACCCCTACTACTGGCAGCAGGACGAGCAGGGCAACCCGCAGCCCTACCTGGAGCAGGTGGTCTGGCAGATCGTCGGCTCGACCGACACCTCCTTCTTCCAGTTTCGATCCGGCGGGCTCGATATGGACAGTGTGCAGCCCGACTTTTTCTCTCTGCTGAAGCGGGAGGAGGAACGGGGCGATTTCACGGTCTACAACGGTGGCCCCGGCATGGGCACCAACTTCTTTGCCTTTAACCTCAACCGGGCCAGCCGCAATGGCAGACCTCTCGTCAACCCGGTGCGATCGGCCTGGTTTAACAACGTTGCCTTTCGTCAGGCGATCTCCTACGGTATCGATCGCGAGACCATGGTCAACAACATTTTCCAGGGGCTGGGACAACCCCAAACCTCGCCGATCTCGGTGCCTAGCCCCTTCTTCGCGCCACCAGAAATGGGCATTCGCACCTACGATTACAACCCGGAGCGGGCCAGGGAACTGCTGCTGGGCGCTGGGTTTGAATACAACAGCGCTGGTCAATTGCTAGACGCAGAGGGCAATCGGGTGCGGTTTACCCTGATCACCAACGCCGGCAACCGAATCCGTGAGTCAATTGGCTCCCAAATTAGAAACGACCTGTCCCAGCTGGGCATTCAGGTAGACTTTCAGCCCCTGGCCTTCAATGCCCTGGTCGATCGCCTCACCGACAGCCTGGAGTGGGAAGCTATGGTGTTGGGCCTAACTGGCGGCACCGAACCCAATGGTGGGGCCAATGTTTGGCTGCTGGATGGGGCGCTTCACGCCTTTAACCAGAACGCTGGTCCTGGCCAGGATCCCCTGGAGGGCTGGGAGGCCGCCGACTGGGAGCGCCGTATCGCCGACCTCTACATTGAAGCGGCCCAGGAAATTGACGAAGATCGGCGCTTTGAGCTGTACAAAGAAACCCAGCAGCTGACCCAGGAATACCTGCCCTTTACCTATTTAATTAACAACCTGTCGCTTACCGCCGTGCGCAACCGGGTCCAGAACGTGCAGTATACGGCCCTGGGCGGTGCCCTGTGGAATATCCATGAGTTGACCGTTGAATAG
- a CDS encoding GvpL/GvpF family gas vesicle protein — translation MAERYYLYGIFPAPGPAELPLTGLDEQAVQAQALGNFTFLYSIACQKRYLSSRKNLLGHEKVLEAAMEQGHRTLLPLQFGLIVDSWEQVQDDLVAPYAEDLTQLFARLDGCREVSIKVQWEPSSELEMMMTENAELSAQRDQLEGTQLGMEQVIFIGQQIEAAMEARKQGIVDQFRQALAPLAKDVLENAPQTDVMIYNAAYLIPWESEAEFSQAVEAIDETFGDRLRIRYNNFTAPYNFAQLN, via the coding sequence ATGGCTGAACGCTACTATCTGTACGGTATTTTCCCCGCCCCCGGCCCCGCTGAGCTCCCCCTAACCGGCCTTGACGAGCAGGCGGTGCAGGCCCAGGCGCTGGGCAACTTTACCTTTCTTTATTCGATCGCCTGCCAAAAGCGCTACCTGTCCAGCCGCAAGAACCTGCTGGGCCACGAAAAGGTGCTGGAAGCAGCGATGGAACAGGGGCACCGTACTCTGCTGCCGCTCCAGTTCGGCCTCATTGTCGACAGCTGGGAGCAGGTGCAGGACGACCTGGTGGCTCCCTACGCCGAGGATTTGACCCAGCTGTTTGCGCGGCTCGACGGCTGCCGCGAGGTGAGCATTAAGGTACAGTGGGAGCCCTCCAGCGAACTGGAGATGATGATGACGGAAAACGCTGAGCTCAGCGCCCAGCGGGATCAGCTCGAAGGCACCCAGCTGGGGATGGAGCAGGTGATCTTCATTGGCCAGCAAATCGAAGCGGCGATGGAGGCGCGCAAGCAGGGCATCGTGGACCAGTTTCGCCAGGCCCTCGCCCCGCTAGCCAAGGACGTGCTCGAAAATGCACCCCAGACCGATGTGATGATCTACAATGCCGCCTACCTGATTCCGTGGGAGAGTGAGGCTGAGTTTAGTCAGGCGGTGGAAGCCATCGACGAGACTTTTGGCGATCGCCTGCGAATCCGCTACAACAACTTTACCGCCCCCTACAACTTCGCCCAGCTCAACTAG
- a CDS encoding gas vesicle protein GvpG, with product MLLKLLFAPVLGPIEGVSWIADKMLEQADIATNDLESLQKQLLALQLAFDMGDISEPDFEAQEEDLLLAIQELEDAEDE from the coding sequence ATGCTGCTCAAGCTTCTCTTTGCCCCTGTGCTTGGCCCCATCGAAGGGGTGAGCTGGATTGCCGACAAAATGCTGGAACAGGCCGACATCGCCACTAACGACCTGGAAAGCCTGCAAAAACAGCTGCTAGCCCTCCAGCTCGCCTTTGACATGGGCGACATCTCTGAACCCGACTTTGAGGCCCAGGAAGAAGATCTCCTGCTCGCCATCCAGGAGCTTGAGGATGCCGAGGACGAGTAA
- the argJ gene encoding bifunctional ornithine acetyltransferase/N-acetylglutamate synthase: MAEWRVIERGITAPKGFQAAGIAAGLKPSGAPDLALIYSDCEAIAAGVFTTSHVRAACVDYCRQRLDARPSARAILVNAGQANACTGNQGWVDTLESATALGTALNLPPEAVLIASTGVIGQRIKMDQLKAGIPRLVTSLSSEGSEAAAGAIITTDLVPKAVAMETTIHDRPVRIGGIAKGSGMIHPNMATMLAFVTCDATVSPTLWQDMLRRAADRSFNQITVDGDTSTNDTLIALANGESRTPAITDEGAEADQLEAMLTAVCQYLAKAVARDGEGATCLIEVTVTGAANTAAANQVARTIAGSSLVKSAIFGHDPNWGRIAAAAGRAGVTFDQSDLRVQLGDFLLMEHGQPLDFDRPAASTYLRTATEGEYLKTDTVAIHVSVGDGPGKGQAWGCDLSYDYVKINAEYTT, encoded by the coding sequence ATGGCTGAGTGGCGGGTGATTGAGAGGGGCATTACGGCCCCTAAGGGGTTTCAGGCGGCGGGCATTGCGGCAGGGCTCAAACCCTCGGGCGCACCGGATTTGGCGTTGATTTACTCGGACTGTGAGGCGATCGCCGCCGGCGTCTTCACCACCAGCCACGTGCGGGCCGCCTGCGTGGACTACTGCCGTCAGCGCCTCGACGCGCGCCCCAGCGCCCGCGCCATTCTGGTCAATGCGGGTCAGGCCAACGCCTGCACCGGCAACCAGGGGTGGGTTGACACCCTCGAAAGCGCCACCGCTCTCGGTACTGCCCTCAATCTGCCCCCGGAGGCCGTGCTGATTGCCTCCACCGGGGTCATCGGGCAGCGGATCAAAATGGATCAGCTCAAGGCGGGCATTCCCCGACTGGTGACCAGCCTCTCCTCGGAGGGCTCTGAGGCCGCCGCTGGAGCGATCATCACCACCGACCTGGTGCCCAAAGCGGTGGCCATGGAAACCACCATCCACGATCGCCCCGTGCGCATCGGCGGCATCGCCAAGGGCTCCGGCATGATTCACCCCAACATGGCCACCATGCTGGCCTTCGTCACCTGCGACGCTACTGTGTCGCCCACCCTTTGGCAGGACATGCTGCGCCGAGCCGCCGATCGCAGCTTTAACCAGATCACCGTGGATGGCGACACCAGCACCAACGACACCCTGATTGCCCTGGCCAACGGCGAGTCGCGCACCCCCGCCATCACCGATGAGGGGGCCGAGGCCGACCAGCTGGAGGCCATGCTTACCGCCGTTTGTCAGTACCTGGCCAAGGCGGTGGCTCGCGATGGGGAAGGGGCTACCTGTCTGATTGAAGTGACTGTCACCGGGGCGGCCAACACCGCCGCTGCCAACCAGGTCGCCCGCACAATCGCCGGGTCATCCCTGGTCAAGTCGGCCATCTTTGGCCACGACCCCAACTGGGGCCGCATTGCCGCCGCCGCTGGGCGGGCCGGGGTCACCTTTGACCAGAGCGATCTGCGGGTGCAGTTAGGTGACTTTCTGCTGATGGAGCACGGGCAACCCCTGGACTTCGATCGCCCCGCCGCCAGCACCTACCTGAGGACGGCCACCGAAGGCGAATATCTGAAGACCGACACCGTAGCCATCCACGTCTCTGTGGGCGACGGACCGGGCAAAGGACAGGCCTGGGGCTGCGACCTCAGCTACGACTACGTCAAGATCAACGCCGAGTACACCACCTGA